A stretch of the Dehalogenimonas sp. THU2 genome encodes the following:
- a CDS encoding response regulator transcription factor, with product MFNILILAEENEKTREMKTRLSREGYNCVLSPPGDNPGRFIAQHNPSLVVLDVATDGEWAEIMPAALEKKPHLMLMVFRHRLSELTTDETVDDFAIKPFDVDELLTRIRRLAVKANAAPAADVITAGDLIIDTARCEVTLGGLPVDLTFREFELLKFLASNRGRVFSREVLLNKVWGYDYFGGDRTVDVHVRRLRSKIEELGQVYVETVRNIGYRFKRNI from the coding sequence TTGTTTAACATCCTGATACTGGCTGAAGAGAACGAAAAGACCCGGGAGATGAAAACCCGCCTCTCCCGGGAAGGCTATAACTGCGTCCTGTCTCCCCCCGGTGATAACCCCGGGCGCTTTATCGCTCAGCATAACCCCAGCCTGGTGGTGCTGGACGTGGCCACCGACGGGGAGTGGGCGGAGATTATGCCCGCCGCACTGGAGAAAAAGCCTCACCTGATGCTCATGGTGTTCCGCCACCGCCTGAGCGAGCTGACCACCGACGAAACGGTGGACGACTTCGCCATCAAGCCCTTCGACGTTGACGAACTCTTAACCCGCATCCGCCGCCTGGCGGTCAAGGCCAACGCCGCGCCGGCCGCAGATGTCATCACCGCCGGCGACCTCATCATCGATACCGCCCGCTGTGAAGTGACGCTGGGCGGACTGCCGGTGGATCTGACTTTCCGGGAGTTCGAACTGCTGAAGTTCCTGGCTTCCAACCGCGGCCGGGTGTTCAGCCGGGAGGTCCTGCTCAATAAGGTCTGGGGCTACGATTACTTCGGCGGCGACCGCACGGTGGACGTTCACGTCCGGCGGCTGCGCTCCAAGATCGAGGAACTCGGCCAGGTTTATGTGGAGACGGTGCGCAATATCGGGTACCGGTTTAAGAGAAACATCTAG